The Miscanthus floridulus cultivar M001 chromosome 6, ASM1932011v1, whole genome shotgun sequence genomic interval TAATTATCTGCTCTGTACAATTATTCAATCAATAATATTTATGGCTTGCAGGAAGCTAAATAGATTGCATTTTGAAGTTGCTTTGTATGAATATGCATGGTTGACTAGATAGCTTATTAGTACACGATTGTCTGCTAGCTAGCTTACTAGTACTACCCCTTGTGAGAATTTTATGGTACTCTGAGAAGTAAGCTTCTGAATTAGCACATGATTGTCTGAAGCTCGAGTTATTCTTGCAGGAAGCTAGATATATAACAAGCTGTgagtttttttcttctaaaaattaAATACTGTACTTCTCATGATCTGGAAGTATCTCAAATAGATGTGCTTGTGAGTTATAGCTCATTGAATTTGATGTTACAGATATAGTATCCAGTGATGAGGCTATCTGATTTGTGATCCCCACCTTCCTCGTTGTACCTGATGTTCAATTTGTTTGGGAGCTTGATTGTTGCACCTCCCTCACTCTATACAGATAaaggtgtggggggggggggggggaggaaccGCTACTACTCATAGTTGTGCTTGCTTGCTGTAAAAAGGTGAACTGAACTGAATAAGAAATTTAGCCAAATTGTACAATTTAGAACTTTTATGCTTATTTTTCCATTCTGGTACGTTAACGTGCAGTGCTCAAACTGGGATCTTGATCAAGCAAAGAATTGATTTGCATGTTTTTTTAATGCAATGGTAGGAGCCCTGCCTTCCAATTAAGAAGAGAGCAAATAAAGTTAATTACAGGAGTGCTAAAATGTACATGTTCTTTGCATAATTTTAATTTTCAACATCAAAGAAATCTGTCCAAAATTCAGAATGCTTGCGTGCTTTCTCTTTTGTGGAAAAGGAAAATAGAGATGTAAGTACAATGTTAATTATATATAGTTCTCGGCCAGCAGTTGTTGCTGCTGTAGTGCTTAGAGTTGGGCTCTCGTGTGTGCTCTGTTCATGTGATGTGCAGTATGCGTGTGCTCTTGGGTGAGTTCTCTAGGGCGTGAAGTTTTCTTATCAGCATTTACTTAAATTTATAACTTGGTGCAAAGTTTCTTTAATTTCTTCTGGTGACGGAGCCTATTCGGTTTTAAGTTTGCATTCCAATGTTTTTCTTAAACTCTTGTTCTTCTTATGATTCTATTCTATTGCACTTGAATTTATGTGTGTCATTATCTTTGAATAATATATAGGTGTCAGGTTATTTGATTTAGATTATGTTCAAGAAGGTGGAGTGATTGAGATGGTAGTGTTTCAATTGTAATCTCCATAGTGGTGGTCAGCAAATGGTGCTTGCTTGTGTTGCTAGGGTCATCTGAGTTGTTCTCGGTCTGTAGGTCTGGCTGTGCATGCAGTGATTTGTCTATTACATACTACTTAATTACTAATAAAGCTTTGATCCTGTTATCATGATATGGGGATGCGGCTATGCTTATTCTTTTGTGACTTGAATTTGTTGTCTATTCTACATGATTGGCTCCCTACATTCTAGACATAGAAAGGATTGCTTGGTCCAGCAAGCAATCAGAAACTACACATGATTATTGAACTTCTATAGGTGATGGAAGAACTGAAGCAGGAGCCTGGAGCCCTTATGGTGTATGTAAGTTCCACAACCCTTATGGTATGTTGATGATAGCTGAACTTTGTGAGTGACTGAATGTGTGTTGTGCCAATGAAAACACTGGGCCTTACcccttttttcttattttttattTAGCGGGAGACATTACTGAAGTTCTTCCCTATGGCTACTTATCAGAATCTTACACTTCAATGTCTAACAGAGGTAAAGGACACCTATAATTGATTGATTTTAATTGATGTATGGGAAAATAATATCTTTTTGCCCAGTGTTTGGGAATTATGATAAGTTACACTAGTAACAAGCCTCACGCTTCTGCATTCGTATGTTTTTGACGGATCAAGCTGTTGTTGAATTCTTTCTGATATATGTAGCTACATTGCAAGTTACAACACTTCAGTTTGGTGCTTTTTATAACATGCAGTATGTGAAGATGGTTGCAGGTAATTTTAGAGACATTTACGATATTTCTTCTGTGCAAGTAGTTCATTTGTCCACATATTTAATTTCTTAAAGTTTTCATTCCTAGTGCATATAGGCTATTCttcctcctcacaaaattctAGATGCATATGCTAATAGTTCGACTGAAGAGCAGGTACACCCGAAAATATATTATCTTGTGGTATATTTATAGGAGTCCATGGTTCGTTCTCTCATTCCAGCCATTAATTTTGTATTTTACTCGGTCCGCATGCTATTTCCAGTAGACTGAGTAGAAGCCAGAAGGTGATTTCTTCTCGTCGTTGTGGGCCAATGATTGTACCGGCAAGCTCCCCTATTCCTAACCCCAACGCCAAAGGAGCTCTCTCAACAGAGATCCATTAAGCCTCTCTGATTTGTGATTTGTCCCCCATTCTTCCTTGTTGTACCTGTGTTCTTCATATTCCTGTAGTCGATACCCTTTCCTAATGTTCGATTTGCTCTATGGGTCGGGTATTTtccttgtgtaacaccctaaaaaattcaattttgaaaataggtttaaaatgattaatttatgaatttttgtgcacatgaaatataagaaaaagaatatttttctttaaattaaaatttatcataaggagtagcaacatggatgtgcatacatgttggtgcatttgctttattgcaatgagtggttgaatccaaaattcaaaatgaattcaaaatgcttttgaaaatgaatttcaaaatggatttgaaataaaagaaaagaaaattagaaaataaaagaatttaaaaggttgtaaaattttttttggaaaacttaccaaaattgctcatttttatttgaattggaAACTGTATTTTAAACCATATTCAAATTCAATTTGGTATATATTTGAAATTGTTTTTAAAATAGGAAAATGGAAAACCTCTCTCCTCTCAATCTGGCCCAGTAGCCCAGCacatctctctctcactctctctcctctcccgTAGCCTGCTCCCTTTCCAGTGAGCCCACCCTGTCAGCTGGCCCAATGCTCTCTCCTCCTTCCCTTCACTCGTGGCCTAGTGCGCCATCACGGCCCAGCACCACGCGGACGTGCCCCGCCTCCTCACCGTGCGCagtcgctgactggtgggacccaccTGTCGGTCGTCTCCTACCTCACGCCGTCCTCTACCTCGCGTACCCGAAGCGGACCCCGCCGCCGTAGGACTCCACCTTTGCCCCGTGACGCCGGTTGCCGTGTTCCCCATGTCGCTTCCCCGGCCATAAATAGTGCCCGCTGAaggggactgtgacgcctaagaggggggtgaattaggcaacttaaaaaatctactTCAAAACtaaggcctctttttctaaccctagcaaaacctatgcaatagataaactatctagatgtgcagctatggttttactagtgtgttgctatctctaccgctaacgtagtaaagtaatcaatgtaaatgcggaagctaaagagcaaggtagagatatgcaaactctcgtcgatgactctggtatttttaccgaggtatcgagaagcgcacaggcttccccctagtcctcgttggagctcctcgcaagaaatccctcgcaagggccaagctcctggtcgggtaacttcgtggatagcctcgggccttccccatgcgtaagtgggtctccgacgtgccttccagcaagcctcttccagatgctccccaccgtcttcactatcaagcttctggctgaaacgccacgggccttgttccctccggtacacggtggcggtcacaccacaaacgcggttggtgtgatctcgcaagacttcaagcccctccgatgtacaacaatggtgctcacaagcacTGAGTaataagaggtatgtaaacctcaccaaacactaggcctaaacctagagcaagcgcatgagcgatggtctaatcaacctaagcacttcgcaaagcacctacgctaatcacctaatgaatcactaagctctatgcaagtggagatcactaaaatggtgtatcaacacccttggtatgtttcatcagctccacacttctcaaatggacggttgggggttgtatttataagccccactaagaaagtagccgttggggtcgaactctcGCAATTCTGCTActcaccggacgctgaatcgtccagaccggacgctgaatcgtcctgaccggacgcgttcggtcatcccgGTCGTTGAGCCAGCAATgtgctgatcagacgctggccaaCGTCCGATCGCCTgccatcggacgcgttcggtcgtagaTTTTccactctggaaccttactatacttgatcggacgctgctgtcctgcgttcggtcggttgccgccaccgttcgatccagcgtccggtttagcgttcggtcaccacagtgagctcatttcttcacgatcttgcgtacggcttggttctaatcttcatgctttggactttgcttgatatcttgggtcttctcttgtgcttctaaggtctttcttgaggtgttgatcatcggatcatcacgtcgccttcgtccaagttacgtcttgcaccctattgaactacaaaacaaacacttgcaaattcattagtccaatttggttgtgttggtcatcaaacaccaaaatccaaagtaaatgggccaagggtccattatccttacaatctccccatttttggtgattgatgccaacacgaccaaaacaagcaaataataagaatttggaagttaaaaactacctacttgctacgATGCagtgcaaggggcaaggttatgtgATGTTGAAAGATGCTTCTTTGTAAAACTAAATGATACTACATAAAACTTATCTTGCCTTTGCAAATGTCTCCATGtgacattatggatttaagccttacttcctacaaattttcccaatacataggcaatccataatccactatccttcctTTTTCGGACCATTACACCTTATattaatgcttgcctttggtcctctaaattctccccctttggaatctggcacaagagagggtcaaactttgtgatcctttgaatTTAGAATGGAATAGGTCActaaatttgactctcacattatatagattaagctccccctaaatatatgcatacatatgatagaaagcaaagtatatgcataattggcacattattgcacaaggaaatttaatctatataatgcatggagaaagcatataaatgttaaaatg includes:
- the LOC136457886 gene encoding uncharacterized protein isoform X1, which produces MRGLPLTESVARSSSAIARGDGRTEAGAWSPYGVCKFHNPYAGDITEVLPYGYLSESYTSMSNRATLQVTTLQFGAFYNMQYVKMVAGYSSSSQNSRCIC
- the LOC136457886 gene encoding uncharacterized protein isoform X2 — translated: MRGLPLTESVARSSSAIARGDGRTEAGAWSPYGVCKFHNPYAGDITEVLPYGYLSESYTSMSNRATLQVTTLQFGAFYNMQYVKMVAVGELYVLIKKEFL